A stretch of Lysobacter sp. K5869 DNA encodes these proteins:
- a CDS encoding M56 family metallopeptidase, with protein MNLDWIGETVLPRLLAAGLQSVFLVAAIWLLVRWLRPSAAVRCWLWWCASMQLLLGMLWPAPLELRLLPAQWLDAAEAAAAPAAPQLSPSAQLPFLVTRDLAARADLAATPSAAAPGPEWLSWPALFAALWLAGVIVLAAIGARAYLGMRRRVAAARDCEHAPALDAYRSLGASLGLRRLPPLRVSAQIDSPQLVGPPATVLLPQRQLAELSDDELAMALHHELTHLRRRDLWWGWAPALARHLFFFHPLAHLIAREYSIAREQACDAAVLDSRRYAAHDYGRLLLRLGVAPRAAAALAGASPTYTVLKRRLTMLQNSTSPARLGGVALAVAVAVLGLVPYKVTAAAEEATLGVAVASVAASGSARTRTHTQSNVTIHHRKTASGEQRITEINDGGDPKVWAIKDGQYFRVYDDGRYEPVRDAATRTHLDGLQRDAAQAEVDAGKAEIEAAKAMREADRAMREAADSSREAQEEARQARIEAARARAEAERDHAQAMRDAEQARRDADEAVREAGQARAQALREGEQARRNGEQARRDGEQAKREAQRAREQALRDGEQAKRNGEQARRNGEQVRRDAELARRNGEQARRNALEAQRGGEQARRDAEQARRNGEQARRDAEQAQRNADQASRDAREQAARDAQRARHAIVVAQVQRDVRSSMADSASLRATMDRAMRATREVEVKVKVDPNIDIHTAVAIGRAQADAHAHQAAARDSQQIAREALRATQQAQREAQRELADAGS; from the coding sequence ATGAACCTGGATTGGATCGGCGAAACCGTGTTGCCGCGCTTGCTCGCGGCCGGCCTGCAGTCCGTGTTCCTGGTCGCGGCGATCTGGCTGCTGGTGCGCTGGCTGCGCCCTAGCGCGGCGGTGCGCTGTTGGCTGTGGTGGTGCGCCTCGATGCAGTTGCTGCTCGGCATGTTGTGGCCGGCGCCGCTGGAATTGCGGCTGCTGCCGGCGCAGTGGCTGGATGCGGCCGAAGCCGCGGCCGCGCCGGCGGCGCCGCAACTGTCGCCGTCGGCGCAGTTGCCGTTCCTGGTGACCCGCGATCTGGCCGCGCGCGCCGATCTGGCCGCCACGCCGTCCGCCGCGGCGCCGGGCCCCGAGTGGCTGTCGTGGCCGGCGCTGTTCGCCGCGCTGTGGCTGGCCGGCGTGATCGTGCTGGCGGCGATCGGCGCGCGCGCTTATCTGGGCATGCGCCGCCGCGTCGCCGCCGCGCGCGACTGCGAGCATGCGCCGGCGTTGGACGCTTACCGCAGCCTCGGCGCCAGCCTCGGCCTGCGCCGCCTGCCGCCGCTGCGCGTCTCGGCGCAGATCGATTCGCCGCAACTGGTCGGCCCGCCGGCGACCGTGCTGCTGCCGCAGCGGCAACTCGCCGAGCTGAGCGACGACGAACTGGCGATGGCTTTGCATCACGAACTCACCCACCTGCGTCGTCGCGACCTGTGGTGGGGCTGGGCGCCGGCGCTGGCCCGGCACCTGTTCTTCTTCCATCCGCTCGCTCATCTGATCGCGCGCGAGTATTCGATCGCCCGCGAACAAGCCTGCGACGCGGCCGTGCTCGACAGCCGCCGCTACGCCGCCCACGACTACGGCCGGCTGCTGCTGCGCCTGGGCGTGGCGCCGCGCGCGGCGGCCGCCCTGGCCGGCGCGTCGCCCACCTACACCGTGCTCAAACGGAGACTGACCATGCTGCAAAACTCGACTTCCCCCGCGCGCCTGGGCGGCGTCGCCCTGGCCGTCGCCGTGGCCGTGCTGGGACTGGTGCCGTACAAGGTCACCGCCGCGGCCGAAGAGGCGACGCTGGGCGTCGCCGTGGCCAGCGTCGCGGCCAGCGGCAGCGCCCGCACGCGGACGCACACGCAGTCCAACGTCACCATCCACCACCGCAAGACCGCCTCCGGCGAGCAACGCATCACCGAGATCAACGACGGCGGCGATCCCAAGGTGTGGGCGATCAAGGACGGCCAGTACTTCCGCGTGTACGACGACGGCCGCTACGAACCGGTGCGCGACGCGGCGACCCGCACGCATTTGGACGGTCTGCAGCGCGACGCGGCGCAGGCGGAGGTCGACGCCGGCAAGGCCGAAATCGAAGCCGCCAAGGCCATGCGCGAGGCCGACCGGGCGATGCGCGAAGCCGCCGACTCGTCCCGCGAGGCGCAAGAAGAAGCGCGCCAGGCCCGCATCGAGGCGGCGCGCGCGCGCGCCGAGGCCGAACGCGATCACGCCCAGGCGATGCGCGATGCCGAGCAAGCGCGCCGCGACGCCGACGAGGCCGTGCGCGAAGCCGGGCAGGCGCGCGCGCAGGCCCTGCGCGAAGGCGAACAGGCGCGGCGCAACGGCGAGCAGGCGCGCCGCGACGGCGAACAGGCCAAGCGCGAAGCCCAGCGGGCGCGCGAACAGGCTTTGCGCGACGGCGAACAGGCCAAGCGCAACGGCGAGCAAGCCAGGCGCAACGGCGAGCAAGTGCGCCGCGACGCGGAACTGGCGCGGCGCAACGGCGAGCAGGCCCGGCGCAATGCGCTCGAAGCCCAGCGCGGCGGCGAACAAGCGCGCCGCGATGCGGAACAGGCCCGCCGCAACGGCGAACAAGCCCGGCGCGACGCCGAGCAGGCGCAGCGCAACGCCGATCAGGCGAGCCGCGACGCGCGCGAACAAGCCGCGCGCGACGCCCAGCGCGCGCGCCACGCCATCGTCGTCGCTCAGGTTCAGCGCGACGTCCGCTCGAGCATGGCCGACAGCGCATCGCTGCGCGCCACCATGGACAGGGCGATGCGCGCGACGCGAGAGGTCGAGGTGAAGGTCAAGGTCGATCCGAATATCGACATCCACACGGCGGTGGCCATCGGCCGCGCCCAGGCCGATGCGCACGCCCACCAAGCGGCCGCGCGCGACAGCCAGCAGATCGCCCGGGAGGCGCTGCGCGCGACCCAGCAGGCGCAGCGCGAGGCGCAGCGCGAACTCGCCGACGCAGGCAGCTGA
- a CDS encoding phosphatidate cytidylyltransferase, which produces MTKTRLLAALVMAPVAIAAILLLPTPWLIAAAAVVFLAGLWEWFDLAEIEDTLSRTVLLVVHMALMVAIVWASRGGGAGDPAQPPSMVLFKIASLVGVIWWLLALLWLQRFNFASDHRTYARMFKLAAAALSVIPAWCALTWIHADGPNGHWWLLTALAVVWAADSGAYFAGRKFGMLKLAPRVSPNKTVEGLIGGAVAGIAAGVGFALLAGATTAQLPWVALVALVAVLFSVVGDLFESLLKRHAGVKDSGHLIPGHGGILDRVDGVLAALPAFALGKAIFGF; this is translated from the coding sequence ATGACCAAAACCCGCCTGCTCGCCGCGCTGGTCATGGCGCCCGTGGCGATCGCCGCGATCTTGCTGTTGCCGACCCCGTGGTTGATCGCGGCGGCCGCGGTCGTGTTCCTGGCCGGGCTGTGGGAGTGGTTCGATCTGGCCGAGATCGAGGACACCCTCTCGCGCACCGTGCTGCTGGTGGTGCACATGGCGCTGATGGTGGCGATCGTGTGGGCCTCGCGCGGCGGCGGCGCCGGCGATCCGGCCCAGCCGCCGTCGATGGTGCTGTTCAAGATCGCGTCCCTGGTCGGGGTGATCTGGTGGCTGCTGGCCCTGCTGTGGCTGCAGCGCTTCAATTTCGCCAGCGACCACCGCACCTACGCGCGCATGTTCAAGCTGGCCGCGGCCGCGCTGAGCGTGATTCCGGCGTGGTGCGCGCTGACCTGGATCCACGCCGACGGCCCCAACGGCCATTGGTGGCTGCTGACCGCGCTGGCCGTGGTCTGGGCGGCCGATTCGGGCGCGTATTTCGCCGGGCGCAAGTTCGGCATGCTCAAGCTGGCCCCGCGGGTCAGCCCGAACAAGACCGTCGAAGGCCTGATCGGCGGCGCCGTCGCCGGCATCGCCGCCGGCGTCGGCTTCGCGCTGCTGGCCGGCGCGACCACCGCGCAACTGCCGTGGGTGGCGCTGGTGGCGCTGGTCGCGGTGCTGTTCTCGGTGGTCGGCGACCTGTTCGAGAGCTTGCTCAAGCGCCATGCCGGGGTCAAAGACTCCGGGCACCTGATTCCGGGCCACGGCGGCATCCTCGACCGCGTCGACGGCGTGCTCGCGGCGCTGCCCGCGTTCGCCCTGGGCAAGGCCATCTTCGGGTTCTGA
- a CDS encoding BlaI/MecI/CopY family transcriptional regulator, with the protein MARKSIGDQELALLNHISERGDASVGEVAAEFGEARGLARSTVLTMMERLRAKAYLRRRKVAGVYRYATQTPADDVMRSAVGSFVANTLQGSLSPFVAWMSQRAQVSDQELAELESLVADLQARRKED; encoded by the coding sequence ATGGCGCGCAAGTCGATCGGCGACCAGGAACTGGCGCTGCTGAACCACATCTCCGAACGCGGCGACGCTTCGGTCGGCGAGGTCGCGGCCGAGTTCGGCGAGGCGCGCGGGCTGGCCCGCTCGACCGTGCTGACGATGATGGAGCGGCTGCGCGCCAAGGCTTACCTGCGCCGGCGCAAGGTCGCCGGCGTGTACCGCTACGCCACCCAGACCCCGGCCGACGACGTGATGCGCAGCGCGGTCGGCAGCTTCGTCGCCAACACCCTGCAAGGCTCGCTGTCGCCGTTCGTGGCGTGGATGTCGCAACGCGCGCAGGTCAGCGATCAGGAACTGGCCGAACTCGAAAGCCTGGTCGCCGATCTGCAAGCGCGGCGCAAGGAGGACTGA
- a CDS encoding cation diffusion facilitator family transporter, with the protein MHSHSHSHGGHGHHHGLESGTRAFAAVTLINLAYTALEAGYGFWTNSLALLSDALHNLGDVVGLGLAWGAAVLARRLPTERHTYGWRRATLLSPLANALLLVGFSGALAWEAIRRFDAPPAIPALPVIVVAALGIAVNLGAAWLVRDGHEHDLNRRGAFLHLMADAAVSLAAVLAGAGMWLTGWEWLDPAIALLIGAVVAVGAFGLLRESFNAAMDAVPSNIDRNEVETLLRSQPGVLTVHHVHIWSLGAGEIAMTAHIVRPDDRDHDVFIDRLNRELDQRFGINHPTLQVEHGGACEHDRHDRAPHGRGAHAHHGHGHGHGHGHGDHEGHGHAGHDHGEHAGHAHDHAGHDHSAHDHGHACGGHAHAGHGHDDDHDDATRAADARERERERHDHPRQHSHDPRG; encoded by the coding sequence ATGCACTCGCACAGCCATTCCCACGGCGGCCACGGCCACCATCACGGCCTCGAAAGCGGCACCCGCGCGTTCGCCGCGGTGACCCTGATCAATCTGGCCTACACCGCGCTGGAAGCCGGCTACGGTTTCTGGACCAACTCGCTGGCGCTGCTGTCCGACGCGCTGCACAACCTCGGCGACGTGGTCGGCCTGGGCCTGGCCTGGGGCGCGGCGGTGCTGGCGCGGCGCTTGCCGACCGAACGCCACACCTACGGCTGGCGCCGCGCGACGCTGTTGTCGCCGCTGGCCAACGCGCTGCTGCTGGTGGGTTTCTCCGGCGCGCTGGCGTGGGAGGCGATCCGCCGCTTCGACGCGCCGCCGGCGATTCCGGCGCTGCCGGTGATCGTGGTCGCCGCGCTCGGCATCGCGGTCAATCTCGGCGCGGCGTGGCTGGTGCGCGACGGGCACGAGCACGACCTCAACCGCCGCGGCGCGTTCTTGCATCTGATGGCCGACGCCGCGGTGTCGCTGGCGGCGGTGCTGGCCGGCGCGGGCATGTGGCTGACCGGCTGGGAATGGCTGGATCCGGCGATCGCCCTGCTGATCGGCGCGGTGGTCGCGGTCGGCGCGTTCGGCCTGCTGCGCGAGAGCTTCAACGCGGCGATGGACGCGGTGCCCTCGAACATCGACCGCAACGAGGTGGAAACGCTGCTGCGCTCGCAGCCCGGCGTACTGACCGTGCATCACGTGCACATCTGGTCGCTGGGCGCGGGCGAGATCGCGATGACCGCGCACATCGTGCGCCCGGACGACCGCGACCACGACGTCTTCATCGACCGGCTCAACCGCGAGCTCGACCAACGCTTCGGCATCAATCATCCGACCTTGCAGGTCGAGCACGGCGGCGCGTGCGAGCACGACCGCCACGACCGCGCGCCGCACGGGCGCGGCGCGCATGCGCATCACGGGCATGGGCATGGGCATGGGCATGGGCACGGCGATCATGAGGGGCACGGGCACGCCGGCCACGATCACGGCGAGCATGCCGGCCATGCGCACGATCATGCTGGGCACGATCACTCCGCGCACGACCACGGCCACGCCTGCGGCGGTCACGCTCATGCCGGCCACGGCCACGACGACGACCACGACGACGCCACGCGCGCCGCCGACGCGCGCGAACGCGAGCGCGAACGCCACGACCACCCGCGCCAGCACAGCCACGACCCGCGCGGCTGA
- the dxr gene encoding 1-deoxy-D-xylulose-5-phosphate reductoisomerase, which produces MTLPMRKVAVLGATGSIGASALDVIARHPQALQATVLAAGGKVEALLALCERHRPLHAVIADPACYDALRDGLRERGLPTQAHCGGEALVELAGSDACDTVVAAIVGAAGLDSTLAAARAGKRLLLANKESLVLAGELLMRAAHEAGASIVPIDSEHNAIFQCLPDAHAHAGLKRILLTASGGPFRGRTRSQLGEVTPEQAVAHPKWSMGPKISVDSATLMNKGLEVIEAHHLFGRPGLPIEVLVHPQSLVHSLVEFVDGSTLAQLGLPDMRTSLAVGFGWPQRIESGVSGLDLLAHGKLEFERPDLDAFPCLRLAFQALAAGGTAPATLNAANEVAVSAFLQRRVGFLAIPALVEDTLAALPPTPASSLAALREADLQARRHAEQAIGHAARP; this is translated from the coding sequence ATGACGCTGCCTATGCGCAAGGTCGCCGTGCTCGGCGCCACCGGTTCCATCGGCGCTTCGGCGCTGGACGTGATCGCCCGCCATCCGCAGGCGCTGCAGGCCACCGTGCTCGCCGCCGGCGGCAAGGTCGAGGCGCTGCTGGCGCTGTGCGAGCGGCATCGTCCGCTGCACGCGGTCATCGCCGATCCGGCCTGCTACGACGCCCTGCGCGACGGCCTGCGCGAGCGCGGCCTGCCGACCCAGGCGCATTGCGGCGGCGAGGCGCTGGTCGAACTGGCCGGCTCCGACGCCTGCGACACCGTGGTCGCGGCGATCGTCGGCGCCGCCGGCCTGGATTCCACGCTCGCCGCCGCGCGCGCCGGCAAGCGCCTGTTGCTGGCCAACAAGGAATCGCTGGTGCTGGCCGGCGAGCTGCTGATGCGCGCCGCGCACGAGGCCGGCGCGAGCATCGTGCCGATCGACAGCGAGCACAACGCGATCTTCCAGTGCCTGCCCGACGCCCACGCCCACGCCGGGCTCAAGCGGATCCTACTGACCGCCTCCGGCGGGCCGTTCCGCGGGCGTACACGTTCGCAATTGGGCGAAGTCACCCCGGAGCAGGCCGTCGCCCACCCGAAGTGGTCGATGGGCCCGAAGATCTCGGTCGACTCGGCCACGCTGATGAACAAGGGGCTGGAAGTGATCGAGGCCCACCACCTGTTCGGCCGCCCCGGGCTGCCGATCGAGGTGCTGGTGCATCCGCAGAGCCTGGTCCATTCGCTGGTCGAATTCGTCGACGGCTCGACCTTGGCCCAGCTCGGCCTGCCGGACATGCGCACCTCGCTGGCGGTCGGTTTCGGCTGGCCGCAGCGGATCGAGTCGGGGGTGTCGGGGCTGGACCTGCTCGCCCACGGCAAGCTCGAATTCGAGCGCCCGGACCTGGACGCCTTCCCCTGCCTGCGCCTGGCCTTCCAGGCCCTGGCCGCCGGCGGCACCGCGCCGGCCACGCTCAACGCCGCCAACGAAGTGGCCGTTTCAGCCTTTCTTCAGCGGCGCGTAGGCTTCCTAGCGATTCCCGCGCTGGTCGAGGACACCCTCGCCGCGCTTCCGCCCACCCCGGCCAGCTCGCTGGCGGCGCTGCGCGAGGCCGATCTCCAGGCCCGCCGCCACGCCGAGCAGGCGATCGGCCACGCCGCCCGACCCTGA
- the rseP gene encoding RIP metalloprotease RseP: MSEILGSLWWLIISIGLLVTFHEFGHFWVARRCGVKVLRFSIGFGKPLWMRVGKDGTEYAIGRIPLGGYVKMLDEREYEIGEALQPYAFNRKPVWQRIAIVAAGPAANLILCVAFLWGMFVIGRPDYAPVVGSVSAIAAESGLRRGDTIESVGERATPTWSEVQMALIPHALDRDDVPVKVRAENGSELVRTLRLSHLPAEFDQRRAVQVIGLAGRHEMIPAVIGRVLPDMPGWRVLAEGDRITALDGDPIPSWNDLPAAVKRLGERGGKAMIEVQRNGDRLALEIQPAWIERDGRSFWGFGVEPANPPVPQRDAVLRYGPLQAFPAALRESWHQASELYAMIGRAFTGRVSLQNTVAGPVTIGRAANAYANNGPAWYLQLLAMLSLSLGILNLLPIPILDGGHLLYYLIELVKGSPVSERAMAAGHFVGLALIASLMGLAFYNDILNNLVR; the protein is encoded by the coding sequence ATGAGCGAAATCCTGGGCTCCCTGTGGTGGCTGATCATCAGCATCGGTTTGCTGGTGACCTTCCACGAATTCGGCCACTTTTGGGTCGCCCGCCGCTGCGGGGTCAAGGTGCTGCGCTTCTCCATCGGCTTCGGCAAGCCGCTGTGGATGCGGGTCGGCAAGGACGGCACCGAATACGCCATCGGCCGCATCCCGCTCGGCGGCTACGTCAAGATGCTCGACGAGCGCGAGTACGAGATCGGCGAAGCCCTGCAGCCCTACGCCTTCAACCGCAAGCCGGTGTGGCAACGCATCGCCATCGTCGCCGCCGGTCCGGCCGCCAACCTGATCCTGTGCGTGGCCTTCCTGTGGGGCATGTTCGTGATCGGCCGGCCCGATTACGCGCCGGTGGTCGGCAGCGTGTCGGCCATCGCCGCCGAATCCGGGCTGCGCCGCGGCGACACCATCGAATCCGTCGGCGAGCGCGCCACCCCGACCTGGAGCGAGGTGCAGATGGCGCTGATCCCGCACGCGCTCGACCGCGACGACGTGCCGGTCAAGGTCCGCGCCGAGAACGGCAGCGAGCTGGTCCGCACCCTGCGCCTGTCCCATCTGCCGGCCGAATTCGACCAGCGCCGCGCGGTCCAGGTGATCGGTCTGGCCGGCCGCCACGAGATGATTCCGGCGGTGATCGGCCGAGTGCTGCCGGACATGCCCGGCTGGCGCGTGCTGGCCGAGGGCGACCGCATCACCGCCCTGGACGGCGACCCGATCCCGAGCTGGAACGACCTGCCCGCCGCGGTCAAGCGCCTGGGCGAGCGCGGCGGCAAGGCGATGATCGAAGTCCAGCGCAACGGCGACCGTCTGGCGCTGGAAATCCAGCCGGCCTGGATCGAGCGCGACGGCCGCTCGTTCTGGGGCTTCGGCGTCGAACCAGCCAATCCGCCGGTGCCCCAGCGCGACGCGGTGCTGCGCTACGGCCCGCTGCAGGCGTTCCCGGCGGCGCTGCGCGAGAGCTGGCATCAGGCCAGCGAGCTGTACGCGATGATCGGCCGCGCCTTCACCGGCCGGGTCTCGCTGCAGAACACCGTGGCCGGCCCGGTCACCATCGGCCGCGCCGCCAACGCCTACGCCAACAACGGCCCGGCGTGGTACCTGCAGCTGCTGGCGATGCTGTCGCTGAGCCTGGGCATCCTGAACCTGCTGCCGATCCCGATCTTGGACGGCGGACACCTGCTGTATTACCTTATCGAGCTTGTTAAGGGCAGCCCAGTCAGCGAGCGAGCCATGGCGGCCGGGCATTTCGTCGGTCTGGCGTTGATCGCGAGCCTCATGGGGCTGGCGTTCTACAACGACATCTTGAACAACCTGGTGCGCTGA
- the frr gene encoding ribosome recycling factor — MLNDIKKDAQNRMAKSVEAFRHDLTKVRTGRASTALVDHLKVNYHGSDMPLNQVASVQVSDARTLTITPWEKQIVGAVEKAILASDLGLTPNTAGTVIRINLPALTEERRKELTKVVHSESENAKVAVRNIRRDANHQAKELLKDKKVTEDELRGFEGDIQKITDNAIKDVDGVVKAKEQELMAV; from the coding sequence ATGCTCAACGACATCAAGAAAGACGCACAGAACCGCATGGCCAAGAGCGTGGAAGCCTTCCGCCACGATCTGACCAAGGTCCGCACCGGCCGCGCCTCCACCGCGCTGGTGGACCATCTCAAGGTCAACTACCACGGTTCGGACATGCCGTTGAATCAGGTCGCCAGCGTCCAGGTCAGCGATGCGCGCACCCTGACCATCACCCCGTGGGAAAAGCAGATCGTCGGCGCGGTCGAGAAGGCGATCCTCGCCTCCGACCTGGGCCTGACCCCGAACACCGCCGGCACGGTCATCCGCATCAACCTGCCCGCGCTGACCGAAGAGCGCCGCAAGGAGCTGACCAAGGTCGTGCACAGCGAGAGCGAGAACGCCAAGGTGGCGGTGCGCAACATCCGCCGCGACGCCAACCATCAGGCCAAGGAACTGCTCAAGGACAAGAAGGTCACCGAGGACGAGCTGCGCGGCTTCGAAGGCGACATCCAGAAGATCACCGACAACGCGATCAAGGACGTCGACGGCGTGGTCAAGGCCAAGGAACAGGAATTGATGGCGGTCTGA
- the uppS gene encoding polyprenyl diphosphate synthase, with protein MPSEPATAAPARIPRHLAVIMDGNGRWAERRRRPRIIGHRAGARAVNVCIDFCIERGVEALTLFAFSSENWGRPEDEVGGLMKLFLNALEREVEELHRRGVRVRFIGERDRFSDKIRQRMAAAERQTQANTVLHLTIAASYGGRWDIAQAARSLAQDVAAGRLAAEAIDENLLAARMCLADLPPPDLFIRTGGDTRISNFLLWQLAYTELWFTEALWPELDAAMLQRALDEFGGRERRFGLTGAQIAAQTNETVE; from the coding sequence ATGCCTTCCGAGCCCGCCACCGCCGCGCCCGCACGCATCCCGCGCCACCTCGCCGTCATCATGGACGGCAACGGCCGCTGGGCCGAGCGCCGGCGCCGGCCGCGCATCATCGGCCACCGCGCCGGCGCGCGCGCGGTCAACGTGTGCATCGATTTCTGCATCGAGCGCGGCGTCGAGGCGCTGACCCTGTTCGCCTTCTCCAGCGAAAACTGGGGCCGGCCCGAGGACGAGGTCGGTGGCTTGATGAAGCTGTTCCTCAACGCGCTGGAGCGCGAGGTCGAGGAACTGCACCGGCGCGGCGTGCGCGTGCGCTTCATCGGCGAGCGCGACCGCTTCTCCGACAAGATCCGCCAACGCATGGCCGCGGCCGAGCGTCAGACCCAGGCCAACACCGTCCTGCACCTGACCATCGCCGCCAGCTACGGCGGCCGCTGGGACATCGCCCAGGCCGCGCGTTCGCTGGCCCAGGACGTGGCCGCCGGCCGGCTGGCCGCCGAAGCCATCGACGAGAACCTGCTGGCCGCGCGCATGTGCCTGGCCGACCTGCCGCCGCCGGACCTGTTCATCCGCACCGGCGGCGACACCCGCATCAGCAACTTCCTGCTGTGGCAGCTGGCCTACACCGAACTGTGGTTCACCGAAGCGCTGTGGCCGGAGCTCGACGCGGCCATGCTGCAGCGCGCGCTGGACGAATTCGGCGGGCGCGAGCGCCGCTTCGGCCTGACCGGGGCGCAGATCGCGGCCCAGACCAACGAGACCGTTGAATGA
- the pyrH gene encoding UMP kinase translates to MSQLAYRRVLLKLSGEALMGDEDYGIDPKVIGRLAREVIEVQQAGAEVALVIGGGNIFRGAGLAAGGMDRVTGDQMGMLATVINALAMQDSLEKLGAKVRVMSAIKINDVCEDYIRRRAIRHLEKGRIAIFAAGVGSPFFTTDSGAALRAIEIGADLLLKATKVDGVYDKDPKKHSDAVRFDKLSYDEVITRDLQVMDTAAFALARDSELPLRIFDMGQPGVLLSILRGENIGTLVQGRSH, encoded by the coding sequence ATGTCCCAGCTCGCCTATCGCCGTGTCCTGTTGAAACTTTCCGGCGAGGCGTTGATGGGGGACGAGGATTACGGCATCGACCCCAAGGTCATCGGCCGGCTCGCGCGCGAGGTCATCGAAGTGCAACAAGCCGGCGCCGAAGTGGCGCTGGTGATCGGCGGCGGCAACATCTTCCGCGGCGCGGGCCTCGCGGCCGGCGGCATGGACCGGGTCACCGGCGACCAGATGGGCATGCTGGCCACGGTCATCAACGCGCTGGCGATGCAGGATTCGCTGGAAAAGCTCGGCGCCAAGGTGCGGGTGATGAGCGCGATCAAGATCAACGACGTGTGCGAGGACTACATCCGCCGCCGCGCCATCCGCCATCTGGAAAAGGGCCGCATCGCGATCTTCGCCGCCGGCGTCGGCAGCCCGTTCTTCACCACCGACTCGGGCGCCGCGCTGCGCGCGATCGAGATCGGCGCCGACCTGCTGCTCAAGGCGACCAAGGTCGACGGCGTGTACGACAAGGATCCGAAGAAGCACAGCGACGCGGTGCGCTTCGACAAGCTCAGCTACGACGAGGTGATCACCCGCGATCTGCAGGTGATGGACACCGCCGCCTTCGCCCTGGCGCGCGATAGCGAACTGCCGCTGCGCATCTTCGACATGGGCCAGCCGGGCGTGCTGTTGAGCATCCTGCGCGGCGAGAACATCGGCACTTTGGTGCAGGGCCGCAGCCACTGA
- a CDS encoding AIM24 family protein, with product MTIKNLNEFLESSKQKDLSPETFELESPYMLEVKLDGRVWAKAGSMVAYRGGVKFVRQGLMEQGLTSLLKKAISGEGTQLMKMEGQGRVYIADAGKKITLLRLNGESIFVNGNDVLAFQDGIQSDIKMMRKVAGMMSGGLFNVKLSGAGVVAITSHYEPLTLAVTPDQPVFTDPNATVAWSGGLSPDIVTDISLGTLFGRGSGESIQLKFAGTGWVVVQPYEEVYFQHTA from the coding sequence GTGACGATCAAGAACCTCAACGAATTCCTCGAAAGCTCCAAGCAGAAGGATCTGAGCCCGGAGACGTTCGAGTTGGAAAGCCCGTACATGCTCGAGGTCAAGCTCGACGGCCGGGTCTGGGCCAAGGCCGGTTCGATGGTCGCCTACCGCGGCGGCGTCAAGTTCGTGCGCCAGGGGCTGATGGAGCAGGGCCTGACCAGCCTGCTGAAGAAGGCGATCAGCGGCGAAGGCACCCAGCTGATGAAGATGGAAGGACAGGGCCGCGTCTACATCGCCGACGCCGGCAAGAAGATCACCCTGCTGCGCCTGAACGGCGAGTCGATCTTCGTCAACGGCAACGACGTGCTGGCCTTCCAGGACGGCATCCAGTCCGACATCAAGATGATGCGCAAAGTCGCCGGGATGATGTCGGGCGGCCTGTTCAACGTGAAGCTCAGCGGCGCCGGCGTGGTCGCGATCACTTCGCATTACGAGCCGCTGACCCTGGCGGTGACCCCGGACCAGCCGGTCTTCACCGATCCCAACGCCACCGTCGCCTGGTCGGGCGGCCTGAGCCCGGACATCGTCACCGACATCTCGCTGGGCACGCTGTTCGGCCGCGGCTCGGGCGAGAGCATCCAGCTCAAGTTCGCCGGCACCGGCTGGGTGGTGGTGCAGCCGTACGAAGAGGTCTATTTCCAGCACACCGCCTGA